The DNA segment TTTTAACTAGaccaactaaaataaattgtctACTTCAGTAATAGATAAAGTGATTTAATTCAACAGCTAAAGATTTATCTTTATCAACTGTTTAAAAATTGTTCGCTAttcttttattgcaaaatattattaataatattaatatttaattttagatcTCTTGTCTGATTCACACtttttttctcaaaaaaataatgttgaaaattgcaattatcattttgaatatatatattttttttgttcgacTCATTGAAGATGAGCAGATCAGAAAGATTATAGTTGTTGATGTGAAGGATTAAAGAGGAAAGTCAAAGAAGGCATTAAATgatattcataattatttttaaggtatgacatctattttattttattcctaGATATACTAAGACAGTAGGGGAATAAGTTTGTAATAGTTAAGTTAGCTAATAATTGAATGAATGTGATTTAAAAAGTGGAATTATAACTTCAATAAATACAATctcaaattacatttaaaccaaaaaaaaaaaaacaaaagtaatgttcgagaaagtaaatattttaaattgtaaattatttccTCAGATATCTTTGTTATTTCTTAATGCTGATACcttttaattgcaatatattaaaaaaagaagtggctaaaaaaagagaaaacatatttttactCGCTTGTCATATGAATAGCTGGAAAGCAACAACTTTTAAAATGTTCTGAATATCTTAAGGTAGTTTAAATTGTACTAGATGAAAGAGTATCCCATAGTCAGTCACACTGTCAACGTTAATAGCAAATCAACGAGAAAggaaagcaaaataaaaacaaaaccaaatgcCATTCAACTAATATGCTGTCAAACGGGTTTTCGCGAGTCTacattgaaaaacaaaaacaaaaacaaaaaaaaattaaaacttaaataaaataaacaaaagcaaaagcaaaacgaactCGAATCAAGTTTAACGAGTGGGATGTCTCCTGGCTTTGCTTTTacacgttttgttttttttatggatAGAAGACAGACGATAGCTCTCATATCCAAAGAGACAAAAAGCAGCGgcaatcgatcgatcgatcgctGTTGGATCTCTGGCTCTATAGAGGGTGTAAAACATCTTCTCAGTTAGTCGGAGACGCGCGTGGCGAATGAAGGTGACGCATCCGCAACGGGGCTATTTTTGTGATTAATTTTTAGATGTGAGCGATTTAGAATAGGCAAATGCTTCGATTGTAAcgagcacaacacacaactaATGCTCAGTCGACGGCTGTCTCAGTGCAAATCGTATGAACGCAacgaaaaataagaaaattcttcatttgtaatttcgtttataaaaagaaaaacttgtgGATTGCACCCAGAATTGGGTCAAGTGCATAGTTCGTGTGGCACAGTTGTCTCAAAGAGTGTAAAACTGAACGCAGAGTGCTGGAGGCAAGTGAAAATTGGCAGAAGAAAAACAGATGCAACAGGGGAAAAGCGGCATGTGCATCAACAGTTTTAAAAGCACTGTGAATCTCAGTGCGTACGTGCAATTCAAGTGCAATTTTCCAACTCAAACAATACCTAATGACCATACTTCAATTTAAAGGAGTGCTActaattagtatattattatttttatatatttagttaaagTGTTATTAGGCATATGTAATTAAGCATATGGTCAGCAATTGTGTCTCAAAGCAAACAACAGTTTTGTAATCATTGTGCATAAGCGAGAGGTGCAAGTCTTCGCTAATACTTATTTAACAGAAAGTGGCAACGCTGTGTGCTTAACagcattttataaatatgtgcTAGGAAATAGAAAACATTCGTTCaggaaattaatatttttaaggcTTAATAAGCAAACATCGATATTGTTAATGTTATCAATTGTTAATAATAGTTAAGAACCAGAAAACTGTGTACTTAATACGTTAAAAATCAATGTGTTTAAAATGACGCGCCTATTTCGTTTACAGCTCTTGACTTAACAGCATTTACGGTTAACAGTGCATTAACAGCGACCAAAAAGAGCCATGAATCAATGCCTGCCTGTAAACGCAAAGATGTCGAAGGCGAAGAAGGTTTTGGATGAGGCGCGTGAGACTCAAAATCGGGAACTGGACCTTGTGGACAAGGGTCTGGTGTCCTTCGAGGAGTTGCCAGGACTATGTGAGTAGTGCATGTGTAATATGCTTTAAGAAATaagtgaaaaatgtatttaaaatgctaaATCCCACGCGAAATCTATGacgccatcgtcatcattCCGATTGATGACGCCAGCTTCCATAAACAAATCATGGCAACTATATCACTGCAATTGAATCAACGGTTTACCGTCGTAACACGAGTTATAAGGAATATGCTTTTTATGACAATTTGATATTGTTTGGCagtgaaaattaaaaagaataaacgcccaatatttatttgtttcaattataaatagtAACAGAACGCAATATTGTCATCCCACTCGCACCTTTGACTGTTGCACGCACAGCGTAAAACAGCTGTTTGTAGTTTTGTGATTGCAACCCAGTAGGAAATTGGCTGCGCTTACCAAACAACGAAAAACATTGCAATAATTAAACCAAACATAACTGTAGTTGAACTAATTTTTGTCTCATACTTCGCAGTTAACATGGCCAATATCACAAGGCTGACGCTGTCCCACAACAAAATCAGCGTTATTAGTCCAGGAATTGCCAATTTGCTGAATCTGGAAATACTGAACCTCTCCAATAATCAGCTCACCGAACTGCCAGTTTCGCTATCATCGATGCCCAAGCTGCGCATTCTCAATGTGTCCATCAATCGTCTGGACAATCTTCCCCGCGGATTCGGGGCATTCCCAGTTTTGGAAGTGCTCGATCTGTCCTATAACAATCTGAATGAACACGTACTCCCCGGCAACTTCTTTGGCATGGAAACACTGCGAGCTCTCTACCTGGGCGACAACGACTTTGAGTACATCCCAAAGGAGGTGGGTCAGCTAAAGAACCTGCAAATCCTCGGACTGCGCGACAACGATCTTTTGGAGCTGCCCCGCGAAGTAGGCGACTTGCTTCGACTGCGTGAGTTGCACATACAAAACAATCGGCTGCAAGTCTTGCCACCAGAGGTGGCACAGCTCGATTTACTCAGCAATAAGTCAGTGATGAAAATGGAGGAGAATCCCTGGGTCAATCCCATTGCTGAGCAGTATTTGCTGGGCATTAGCCATGTCATTGAATACCTCAAGACCGAAACATACAAAATGTGagtacaaaaaacaaattgttgatcTTCTCTTAACTGACAGTCTGTCCAACAGCATCTACAATCGTCATATGCAGGCAGGACGCAGTGGGCCACCGCCGCCAAAGGCTGACAAGAGCAAGAAGGCATCCCGAGTGCGTGCCTAAGGACTTCTTGATCCTGGAAATGATCCTTGTCTTGTCCAGCTGTCAAGAGGCAGCTCTttgtgttttcgttttaaCCAAAAAACTAGATATGTTTTGTATActaatttttaagtattttgtacattaatatttaactgtGAAAGTGCCTTAAATTGTTTGCTAACAAATGTGAATAAATACTATTTTggacaaataaaaacaaacgttttttttgtattttataaaacaaaggaaattttattcttattttgaatataatttttcttatgttgtttcgcaataaaaaaatggttaacaatttttaaagttgATGAAAAGAAATCTTTAGCTGTTgaattaaataacttaattgaTTAATGAAGAAAATCTtggaataattaaattatgttggtctagttaaatttatgtaagaaatcaattatataaatgtgaaaattaattcaaaaacaacttcaaaaaaataaattaaaagttttagtGCAATGTTAagatttaaaatgtaaactcATGTGAATATTATCTGATACAAAATATAGTTGCATAGTTGCAATGTGAAACAATTTGTTCAATGTTTCCATCCGCAACAGTCAAAGttgtaaattgttaattaaaggCAATACtgaaagcaaataataatagaattaaGGTCtaggaatttaaaatattcggAGCTTAGTGTAAAATTATCAGAATAGacataatcatatatatacCTTTCAGATATTGGCCTTATCATCATTTGtgtaaatttcaaaagttgATCCATTTTCCATTCTCTCCATTCAATTCCATCAGTTTCTCTCCAATGTCTTCTTCTACATATTGTCCATTAAGATTGCTGTATTTAAaacgtaatttaattaatgttatttacatttttaattcataaataccAAGTGTAGCAACCGTTATCGACAAACCACCAGCCTGAACTGAAATAGGATGCACACTTTTCATAGGTAGAATCTTTATCGGctgttgaaaatttataatatttgtgaaCCTCTAATGAGTCGCCAGCATCGCCTGAATATGTTCCAAGTTCTATTATTCTATATAAATCTGTCTCGTTACCAATAACAAAGTTGTCGTATCTGGCATATCGTGTTTCATTAGAAAAGTCCTCAAGGgatatatataattcatgGGGCTGGGATTGTGTTAGCAAGTGAAGCTTCTCGAGTCCAATAAAGAATTCTCCACGCAGATCTCCAAAACCTTCTTTGTACTCTAACCAGGTTTTATTAAAATCCACACTACCATCCTTACGTCGCTGTATAACAGTCCATCCAGTTCCAGCTTCAGGCAAGCTCGATTCACATGAAACTGTCATTGTTATGGGAACTCGGATCGTATGAAGCGCCGTCGATTTGCCAAAACAACTGGATGACTGTTTATAAGTagttatgttatttttaagtGGTtcagtttttgcattttgtgatTGCAATTCCTTAATTTCTTCATCTTTTGTGATTGCAATTCCTTAATTTCTTCATCTTTTTCGTGATTGCAATTCCTTAATTTCTTCATCTTTCAACTTGATTTCCGATTTAAGGTTagttatttgcatttcatattgATCAAGAAGCTTCCGTTCATTTTGACTATGATTTTCAAGTAATTGATTTAACTTTGAGTGAAGCTCGTGTTGATTCAGATTATTTCGAATCTGACTTGTTAACGATTCGTTTAATTTTGACTTAAAatctttttgcatttcatattgATTAATAAGTCTCTTTTGATAgccattgttatttttatacgtattaatcaatttgttttttaatctttgatcaattcatttaagttttcaattgttttcgcCTGCATTTTAACCGTATGCTGCAACTCGTTGTGTTCTTGTGTCATTGTTGTCACCGTGTTGACGTATTGTAGAAGCGGCTTCACAACCTGATAGCAATAGGTGCTGCATTGATCATCCAATTGACACTGAAGTGAAAATTAACTTAGAATTctctttgaaatatataatttcactAAGATATTTACCGAACAATTCACTTGTGATGTCATCAATAAAACTGTCAATATACACGTATACGCtgaaatattcatttcaattttgtattcCGATTCGACTCACAACTGAAAAGCGACTGAGCGCAAAGACATCAGAGATAATTTCATGTAGGTTTAGAAAGTCTTATCATTgaatttttgctgttttcgcaatgcaattaaatttgaaatgcgcAAATATATAAACCAACCAAACTAAATCTAATATTGCCAACAGAGGTCGAATTACTTGATAACAAATCTATTTTACGTATATTGAAACAGTACTACACTTATACAAGTAAGAAGACTGCAGTTGAATTATACCcgctaaacattttaaataaaagaaaaatattgcagtgaacattttgaaatataccgaattaatataccacaaaaatactaaaacatgtCAAGCGCTataattgatatattgatatagcgCTACagttcaaatataccatagagtgcaaaatataccagattgtcagacaagtAGTAAAGAGGTTTTTCCATTTAAgagaatttcataaataacttcttctagtctctgagatctaggtgttcatacggacggacagacagtcagacggACATAGCTACATCGTCTCATCACccttatcaagaatatatatactttatgatgTGGAAGATGCCCCTCTATAATGATGGAGAATCTCAGAGTTAATCTCTCAGCCTCTCAAAATTTGATAACAAATacgaacaaataaataacaaaacacttttttgtattttataaaatagtagttttgttcttgtttttattatcatttctTATGttcattcttttgttttgtttttttttttttgtagcagtGTTTTTAGCCTTaagttcaattaattaattcagtatttagtaattaaattaatagttaaatgttttttgtttttgtatgtttgtctGCAATAAACTAATAGCATAGTTTTtatctgtttgtttttcattcaatttaaatttaatttatattttatatttatatatatatatatattttttgtatatatatgtcaATTTTAGTAATTACTGTTAAACttatttttgctgcttgtttgtgtatattcaattaaattttaatatatttcacttaatttatgtttgttttcattatttcttagagattttctatttacatgtttttttttagttagcaagaattgaaaaattgatgaaaagaaaacaagttaaAAGATTAGTCAAATTGAATTACGTGAAACATTTCATTGGCCTAGATACATTTGAAGTGTATAAATGggaaaatgaattaaaatgtctttacaaaaataattgagaaTTGAGATATAGATACACACATAGTTCTGGGAACTGTTAAAAAGAATTCGCTACTTCCATATTGCAGTCAATTTGATGTTGAGAAGATTTagacaaaacgaaaacacagacaaaaacaaaaaacataaactagaAAGcctatttaaaatacaacaaatagatatatatatatatagattgtataattatatttctttaagaCGAATCCTAAATTATCGAGGATATACATGCCATTTACGattaacatttaacataaTCAGTTGCTGGCTAATAAACAGCTCATTACAAAATAAAGCTTTAAACCTAATACAATAGATGACAATTGAAACtcaatactaaaattatataaattataactacatacataatatGTGGATCATCTTGTGGATCAACTTCATCGACTTATTCGTATCGTATTGTTTATGAGAAATAAGAATTGTAATCATACTTTGATTATTGAATTGCTTTCATTATTCGAAACTGGTTCCGGAAAAAGTATTTAAGTT comes from the Drosophila sulfurigaster albostrigata strain 15112-1811.04 chromosome 2L, ASM2355843v2, whole genome shotgun sequence genome and includes:
- the LOC133848290 gene encoding ras suppressor protein 1-like; its protein translation is MNQCLPVNAKMSKAKKVLDEARETQNRELDLVDKGLVSFEELPGLFNMANITRLTLSHNKISVISPGIANLLNLEILNLSNNQLTELPVSLSSMPKLRILNVSINRLDNLPRGFGAFPVLEVLDLSYNNLNEHVLPGNFFGMETLRALYLGDNDFEYIPKEVGQLKNLQILGLRDNDLLELPREVGDLLRLRELHIQNNRLQVLPPEVAQLDLLSNKSVMKMEENPWVNPIAEQYLLGISHVIEYLKTETYKIIYNRHMQAGRSGPPPPKADKSKKASRVRA
- the LOC133850671 gene encoding fibroleukin-like, whose amino-acid sequence is MTVSCESSLPEAGTGWTVIQRRKDGSVDFNKTWLEYKEGFGDLRGEFFIGLEKLHLLTQSQPHELYISLEDFSNETRYARYDNFVIGNETDLYRIIELGTYSGDAGDSLEVHKYYKFSTADKDSTYEKCASYFSSGWWFVDNGCYTCNLNGQYVEEDIGEKLMELNGENGKWINF